In one Drosophila pseudoobscura strain MV-25-SWS-2005 chromosome X, UCI_Dpse_MV25, whole genome shotgun sequence genomic region, the following are encoded:
- the LOC6901773 gene encoding uncharacterized protein, with protein sequence MANINEIASEAAQAGAGSELVSHFAFELDNSNEGAREIPHGPISVSVATRTFTDEEFGYATFQMLFGDTDEELLSPQPNMMMHDDDDRSESLNTPEPAPTAPNTPINFPEMDVDMDLPVIPEVDMEQQPLDHGHGGGANDPFMGMNDGPDFIFFTIAQISRYM encoded by the exons ATGGCTAACATAAATG AAATCGCGTCGGAGGCCGCTCAGGCTGGTGCCGGCTCCGAGCTCGTCTCCCATTTCGCCTTCGAGTTGGATAACAGCAACGAAGGTGCACGCGAGATACCCCATGGCCCCATCTCCGTGAGCGTGGCCACACGCACCTTCACTGACGAGGAGTTCGGCTATGCCACCTTCCAGATGCTGTTTGGGGATACCGATGAGGAACTGCTTTCCCCCCAGCCGAATATGATGATGCACGATGACGATGATCGCTCGGAATCGCTCAATACCCCTGAGCCGGCACCAACAGCCCCCAATACCCCCATCAATTTCCCAGAAATGGATGTGGACATGGACCTGCCGGTCATCCCGGAAGTGGAcatggagcagcagccacttgaCCATGGCCATGGCGGTGGTGCCAACGATCCTTTCATGGGAATGAATGACGGGCCcgattttattttctttaccATTGCTCAAATCTCTCGCTATATGTAG